A region of Vigna radiata var. radiata cultivar VC1973A chromosome 6, Vradiata_ver6, whole genome shotgun sequence DNA encodes the following proteins:
- the LOC106765192 gene encoding low affinity sulfate transporter 3, translating to MREQPVFHLEEHGQTERSQWVLDSPNPPPLWKKIFTSVKETILPHGNKFCFSSKRKTSRGRAFSCLQNLFPIIIWLRDYKASKFKDDLLAGLTLASLSIPQSIGYATLAKVAPEYGLYTSVIPPLIYALMGSSREIAIGPVAVVSMLLSSLVPKVEDPVANPHAYRNLVFTVTFFTGIFQTAFGVFRLGFLVDFLSHAALVGFMAGAAVIIGLQQLKGLLGISHFTSKTDVVSVLASVYKSLHHQIASGEKWNPLNFVLGCSFLIFILITRFIGRRNRKFFWLPAVAPLLSVILSTSIVYLSRADKHGVNIIKHVKGGLNPSSLHQLQLHGPHVGQAAKIGLICAVIALTEAIAVGRSFASIKGYHLDGNKEMLSMGFMNIAGSLTSCYVATGSFSRTAVNFSAGCQTAVSNIVMAVTVFLSLELFTRLLYYTPVAILASIILSALPGLIDLSEACYIWKVDKLDFLACIGAFLGVLFATVEIGLLVAVIISFAKILIQSIRPGIEVLGRVPRTEAFCDVTQYPMAISTPGITVIRISSGSLCFANANFVRERILKWVSQDEDDPKEATKGRVQAVILDMTNLMNVDTSGILALEELHKRLLSRGVELAMVNPRWLVIHKLKLAHFVDKIGKEWVFLTVGEAVDACLSAKIARA from the exons ATGAGAGAACAACCAGTCTTTCATCTTGAGGAACATGGTCAGACAGAGAGGTCCCAATGGGTGCTTGATTCTCCCAATCCACCCCCTCTTTGGAAAAAGATATTTACTTCTGTCAAAGAAACCATTCTGCCTCATGGGAACAAATTCTGCTTCTCATCCAAGAGGAAAACTTCCCGTGGACGTGCTTTCTCATGCTTGCAGAATCTGTTCCCTATCATTATTTGGTTAAGAGATTACAAAGCCTCCAAGTTCAAAGATGATCTCTTGGCTGGCTTAACTCTTGCCAGCCTCAGCATACCTCAG AGCATAGGGTATGCTACGTTAGCAAAAGTTGCTCCTGAATATGGCCTGT ATACTAGTGTTATTCCTCCTCTTATTTATGCTCTGATGGGGAGCTCAAGAGAAATTGCAATTGGACCTGTGGCTGTGGTGTCAATGCTATTATCTTCTCTGGTTCCAAAAGTGGAAGATCCTGTTGCCAATCCTCATGCCTACAGAAATCTTGTCTTTACTGTGACTTTCTTCACTGGAATTTTCCAAACTGCATTTGGTGTTTTCAG GTTGGGTTTTCTTGTGGATTTTCTTTCGCATGCTGCCTTAGTTGGATTCATGGCAGGCGCTGCCGTCATTATAGGTCTTCAGCAGCTCAAAGGTTTGCTGGGGATTAGTCACTTCACCTCCAAAACAGATGTAGTATCAGTGTTGGCATCTGTTTATAAGTCACTACATCATCAAATTGCCTCAGGAGAAAAA tggaatcctctGAATTTTGTCCTCGGATGTTCATTCTTGATTTTCATTCTAATTACCCGTTTTATT GGCAGAAGAAACAGAAAGTTTTTCTGGTTGCCTGCTGTTGCTCCCCTTCTATCAGTTATACTATCAACTTCGATCGTATATTTGTCTAGAGCTGATAAGCATGGTGTTAATATAATAAAGCATGTTAAAGGAGGTCTGAATCCAAGTTCACTGCACCAGTTGCAACTCCATGGTCCACACGTTGGACAAGCAGCTAAAATTGGTTTGATTTGTGCAGTTATAGCACTGACT GAAGCTATAGCGGTTGGTCGATCTTTTGCTTCCATTAAGGGATACCATCTTGATGGGAACAAGGAAATGTTATCAATGGGCTTCATGAACATTGCTGGATCTTTGACTTCATGCTATGTAGCAACGG GTTCTTTCTCAAGAACTGCTGTGAATTTTAGTGCTGGATGTCAGACAGCAGTGTCAAATATTGTGATGGCTGTTACAGTGTTTTTATCCCTGGAATTGTTTACAAGGCTCTTATACTACACCCCTGTGGCTATCCTTGCCTCTATTATTCTCTCTGCTCTTCCTGGATTAATTGACCTAAGTGAGGCTTGCTATATTTGGAAGGTTGACAAATTGGACTTTCTTGCCTGTATTGGAGCATTTCTCGGGGTCTTGTTTGCAACAGTAGAGATTGGCCTTCTTGTTGCA GTGATAATTTCGTTTGCAAAGATACTGATTCAATCAATTCGACCAGGAATAGAAGTTCTAGGTAGAGTCCCAAGAACAGAAGCCTTCTGTGATGTTACTCAATATCCCATGGCCATAAGCACTCCAGGAATCACAGTGATACGCATAAGTTCTGGCTCACTCTGCTTTGCAAATGCTAATTTTGTCAGAGAAAG AATACTCAAGTGGGTTTCTCAAGATGAAGATGACCCTAAAGAAGCCACCAAGGGTCGAGTCCAAGCAGTAATTCTGGACATGACAA ACCTGATGAATGTTGATACTTCTGGAATTCTAGCACTTGAGGAACTGCACAAGAGGTTGCTTTCCCGAGGAGTAGAA TTAGCTATGGTGAACCCAAGGTGGCTAGTAATCCACAAGCTTAAGCTGGCACACTTTGTAGACAAGATTGGAAAAGAATGGGTTTTCCTTACTGTCGGAGAAGCCGTAGATGCATGCCTTTCTGCCAAAATTGCAAGAGCTTGA